ATGCACCGGCGTTTTGGTATCGAACATAAAATAATCCACTTTGTTGAGGTAGGGTCTTAATTGCTCAAAGGCGAACGCCTCATCAACTCCAAAAGCCTTTATAACCACTACTTTCCCTTTAAACTGCTCGCAAAAATCGGGACTTTCTGTTCCATGTAACTGTATCGCATCAAACCCGTATCGGGTAATTAATTCGCTAATAGTCTCTGCTGCCTCATTTACAAAAACCGCGGTTTTGGTTATGCCTGTGGGTATTGCTTGCAAAATACCCTTATCTAAATCATCTATAAAACGTGGCGATCTATCATAGCAAATAAAGCCTATATAATCGGGCGATAAAGCGGTTATATCCGCGATATTATCAGCATATTTTAAACCGCAAACCTTAATTTTCATGTTAGTTGACTATCAATGTTTTAAAGCTATTTAACGCCTTTTTACTTATTAACGATTCTTCTGCCTCGTAAAAGCAATCGGCAAAGCTTTTATCCGGTTTGATGGTTTTAATGGCCATTGCGGCATTACTTAATACCACGCTGCTTTGGGCACTTGTAGCTTCGTCGTTTAAAACCTTCATAAATATATCAGCCGAATCACCAACCGTATGCCCGCCGGTTATTTCATCTTCATTCAGCTTATTAAAGCCTAAGGCTTCGATACTGTTTATTTTTTCACCCTCGGCACTAAACGTTTTAAAATCGCAGGTAAGGGAAATTTCGTCATAACCATCTAAAGCATTAAGGATGGTATAGTTAATACCCGATTTTTGATACAGGTAAGCATAAACCCTTGCCAGCTCTAAATTAAACACACCTACTAACTGATTGTTAGGCTTAGCCGGGTTAACCAGAGGGCCAAGCATATTGAAAAAGGTTTTTACGCCCAATTCGCGGCGTATTGGTGCCACAGTTTTCATAGCCGGGTGAAACAGCGGCGCATGTAAAAAGCAAATATTGGCTTTGTCAACGCTCTTTTTTAGTTTATCCGTATCATTGGTAAACACATAACCCAAATGCTCCATCACGTTAGATGAACCGCAACCCGATGATACACCATAATTACCATGTTTGGCAACCTTATACCCTGCCCCTGCCACTACAAACGATGCCAGTGTAGATATATTAAAGGTATCCTTACCATCGCCACCTGTACCGCAAAGGTCAATCAGTTCGCCTGCTTCTAAATCAATAGGCAGGCAAAGCTCCAGCATGGCGTCTCTAAATCCTTCCAGTTCGTTTACCGTAATGCTGCGCATACAATAGGCGGTCATAAAGGCTGCCATTTGCGAATTGTTGTACTTACCTAAAGCAATGTTCTTCAAAATCTCTTTTGATTGCTCGCGGGTGAAGGTTTTATGTTCAAATAAGTGGTTAAGTATCTGTTTCATAAATTATGCATAAAAAAAGGGCTGCCATGTGGCAACCCTTCTGTAATATCTAAAAAAACAAAAAATGAGGCTGCCTTACGATATCTCGTTTAGCCACCACCAATTGTTGTTTATTGTTTTCATATTATTATGGAAGCAAATATGGAAATAGTTTTCACTAAAAGCAAGCAGAATGATATTTTTACACAGATACGTTAAAAGCCCCCCTAATGGCCATACATCAACAAAAAATAAATCCCGAAAATGACCTGGGCTTTGGCCCGCAGCCTGTTATTAAAAGCCAGCCGCTTATTAATAAGGATGGGTCTGTAAACGTTAGGCGAAAAGGTCTTTCGCTTTTTAATACTGCCGACAATTACCATACGCTTATAAAAATGAGCTGGGGTAAGTTTTGGTTTGTAGTATTAAGCGGCTATTTATTGGCTAATCTTTTGTTTGCCACTATTTATGTGCTAATAGGTATGGACAGTTTGGATGGCGCATCGGGCAGCGGCGAATGTAGCCACTTTTTAGATGCATTTTTCTTCTCCGCACAAACTATATCTACTGTAGGCTATGGGCATATTAGCCCTCGTGGTGTAGTAGCTAACAGTGTAGCCGCCTTTGAATCTATGATAGGTTTATTGGCTTTTGCACTGGCTACAGGTTTGTTATACGGGCGTTTTTCTAAACCATCAGCCAAGATAATCTACAGCGATAATATCCTGGTTGCACCCTACCAGGTAAACGGCCGGGGCTTAATGTTTAGACTGGCCAACTTACGCCGCAATGTTTTGATAGACCTGCAGGTGGAGATCATTTTTTCGTATAACGAGATAGTAGATGGTAAACCGCTCAGGCGTTTTTTTCCGTTAGAGGTTGAACGTAAAAATGTTAGCCTGCTTACTTTAAATTGGACTATTGTACACCCCCTTGATGAGAATAGCCCTTTGATTGATATGACAGCCGAAGAACTTGAAAATTCGCAAGCGGCATTTTCGGTATTATTAAAGGCGTTTGATGATACTTTTTCGCAAACCGTACATTCGCGTACCTCTTATACCTTTAACGATATGGTTTGGGGTGCCAAATTTATACCTGCGTTTGACCGTGATGAAGATGGACGTATAGTATTGGATATGAGCAGAATTAGCCAATACACAACGGTTAATTAATGCCGTTTAATAGTGGGCCTTACTTCAATAACGGATTTTTCTCTTTAGAAAACACTTTGTAAACCTGGCTATCTAAAAAGGCCGGTAAGAACTTATTTAAAAATACGGTTAACTTACCCTGCCCTGTCATGATAAGGGTGCGCTCCCTATTTTCAACCCCTTTAACTATAATGGTGGCTACTTGTTCGGCAGTCATCATTTTATCTTCTTCCAGCGTGCTTTCGCCTTGTTGAGTGCCGTTTTTATCTAAAGCGGTATTACG
This portion of the Inquilinus sp. KBS0705 genome encodes:
- a CDS encoding phosphoribosylanthranilate isomerase — encoded protein: MKIKVCGLKYADNIADITALSPDYIGFICYDRSPRFIDDLDKGILQAIPTGITKTAVFVNEAAETISELITRYGFDAIQLHGTESPDFCEQFKGKVVVIKAFGVDEAFAFEQLRPYLNKVDYFMFDTKTPVHGGSGKTFDWAILTKYKLNVPFFLSGGLSADNIEEVKSINHPMLYALDLNSKFETAPALKDIDKLTQAFNTIKIYSNEIRS
- the trpD gene encoding anthranilate phosphoribosyltransferase, whose amino-acid sequence is MKQILNHLFEHKTFTREQSKEILKNIALGKYNNSQMAAFMTAYCMRSITVNELEGFRDAMLELCLPIDLEAGELIDLCGTGGDGKDTFNISTLASFVVAGAGYKVAKHGNYGVSSGCGSSNVMEHLGYVFTNDTDKLKKSVDKANICFLHAPLFHPAMKTVAPIRRELGVKTFFNMLGPLVNPAKPNNQLVGVFNLELARVYAYLYQKSGINYTILNALDGYDEISLTCDFKTFSAEGEKINSIEALGFNKLNEDEITGGHTVGDSADIFMKVLNDEATSAQSSVVLSNAAMAIKTIKPDKSFADCFYEAEESLISKKALNSFKTLIVN
- a CDS encoding ion transporter produces the protein MAIHQQKINPENDLGFGPQPVIKSQPLINKDGSVNVRRKGLSLFNTADNYHTLIKMSWGKFWFVVLSGYLLANLLFATIYVLIGMDSLDGASGSGECSHFLDAFFFSAQTISTVGYGHISPRGVVANSVAAFESMIGLLAFALATGLLYGRFSKPSAKIIYSDNILVAPYQVNGRGLMFRLANLRRNVLIDLQVEIIFSYNEIVDGKPLRRFFPLEVERKNVSLLTLNWTIVHPLDENSPLIDMTAEELENSQAAFSVLLKAFDDTFSQTVHSRTSYTFNDMVWGAKFIPAFDRDEDGRIVLDMSRISQYTTVN